Proteins co-encoded in one Echeneis naucrates chromosome 22, fEcheNa1.1, whole genome shotgun sequence genomic window:
- the fam177a1 gene encoding protein FAM177A1: MADLSLYLTSVNVSLGQTMETEKSHGGTTDFESVEMGDSSGGRGRVKVPRRTIYFASGETMEEYSTDEEEEEDHLKKDVVTVDPAKLTWGPYFWFQMWRMATSTISVCDYMGERLASLFGITSPKYQYAIDEYYRMKKEEEEEEEENRLAEEAEQRIAEQRRSEQDASRPATVEQPEASRASFVNISFELEPEPPLNTPDTNRVPSPLPS; encoded by the exons ATGGCAGATCTGTCGTTGTATTTAACCAGTGTCAACGTTTCCCTGGGACAAACTATGGAAACTGAAAAG AGCCATGGCGGGACAACAGATTTTGAGAGTGTGGAGATGGGGGACTCATCGGGAGGCCGGGGAAGAGTCAAGGTTCCCCGAAGGACCATTTACTTTGCCAGCGGAGAGACCATGGAGGAGTATAGcactgatgaagaggaggaagaggatcatcTTAAGAAAGATGTCGTCACTGTAGATCCG gCTAAGTTGACATGGGGTCCATATTTCTGGTTCCAAATGTGGAGAATGGCCACCTCCACCATCTCAG TGTGTGACTACATGGGAGAGAGACTGGCCTCTCTTTTTGGCATCACTTCTCCTAAGTATCAGTATGCAATTGATGAGTACTATCGTATGAAGAAAGAG gaggaagaggaagaggaggaaaaccgTCTGGCTGAAGAGGCAGAACAGCGGATTGCAGAGCAGCGGAGAAGTGAGCAGGATGCTTCTCGTCCTGCTACTGTGGAGCAGCCGGAGGCATCCAGAGCATCATTTGTAAACATCAGCTTTGAGCTTGAACCTGAGCCTCCTCTCAATACCCCAGACACCAACAGAGtcccttctcctcttccctcctga
- the ppp2r3c gene encoding serine/threonine-protein phosphatase 2A regulatory subunit B'' subunit gamma: MAKEQQPHWSDILKRRLVNSKKDERNEEEKKAEETELFTKYYTEWRGGKDKDESYKTIPRFYYRLPAEDEVLLQKLREESRAVFLQRKSRELLDNEELQNLWFLLDKHQVPPVSGEEAMISYEAYLQVGERAGPKCKKFFTARVYAKLLHNDPYGRISIMQFFNYVMRKVWLHQTRIGLSLYDVAGQGYLRESDLENYILELIPTLPQLDGLEKSFYSFYVCTAVRKFFFFLDPLRTGKIKIQDILACSFLDDLLELRDEELSKESQESNWFSAPSALRVYGQYLNLDKDHNGMLSKEELSRYGTATLTSVFLDRVFQEYLTYDGEMDYKTYLDFVLALENRKEPAALQYIFKLLDMENQGYLNVFSLNYFFRAIQEQMKLHGHEPVSFQDVKDEIFDMVKPKDPYKITLQDLVNSCQGDTVTSILIDLNGFWTYENREVLVANDNDNSNTADLDDT, translated from the exons ATGGCCAAAGAACAACAACCTCATTGGTCGGATATCTTGAAAAGGAGGCTAGTAAACTCAAAAAAAG ACGAGAGAAacgaggaggaaaaaaaagctgaagaaacTGAGCTGTTCACCAAATATTACACAgagtggaggggaggaaaagaCAAGGACGAGTCCTACAAGACCATCCCGCGTTTCTACTATAGG CTCCCAGCAGAGGATGAAGTGTTACTGCAGAAGCTGAGAGAAGAATCCAGAGCTGTcttcctgcagaggaagagtAGAGAACTGCTGGATAATGAAGAGCTGcag aatCTGTGGTTCTTGCTTGATAAGCACCAGGTACCTCCAGTGAGTGGAGAGGAGGCCATGATCAGCTATGAAGCATACCTGCAGGTGGGGGAGAGAGCTGGGCCCAAGTGCAA aaaATTCTTCACAGCCAGAGTGTACGCCAAGCTGCTCCACAACGACCCTTATGGGAGAATCTCCATCATGCAGTTCTTTAACTATGTTATGAGGAAAG TGTGGCTGCATCAGACCCGGATAGGTCTAAGTCTGTATGATGTGGCAGGGCAGGGCTACCTCAGAGAGTCG GATCTTGAGAACTATATCCTGGAGCTCATCCCCACGCTGCCTCAGCTGGATGGATTGGAGAAGTCATTCTACTCTTTCTACGTCTGCACTGCTGTTCGcaagttctttttctttctcgaCCCACTTCGAACAG gaaAGATTAAAATCCAGGATATCTTGGCTTGCAGCTTCTTGGATGACTTATTGgag TTGAGAGATGAGGAGCTATCTAAGGAGAGTCAGGAGTCCAACTGGTTCTCAGCCCCATCAGCTCTGCGGGTCTATG GCCAGTACCTAAACCTGGATAAGGACCACAACGGCATGCTGAGCAAGGAGGAACTCTCCCGCTATGGCACGGCCACTCTTACCTCAGTCTTCCTGGACAGAGTGTTTCAGGAGTACCTCACCTATGATGGAGAAATG GACTATAAAACCTATCTAGACTTTGTTCTGGCTTTGGAAAATAGGAAGGAGCCTGCAGCATTACAGTATATATTTAAACTTCTGGACATGGAAAATCAAGGATACCTCAACGTCTTTTCTCTGAACTACTTTTTCAGG GCCATTCAGGAGCAGATGAAGCTGCACGGTCATGAGCCTGTCTCCTTTCAGGATGTCAAG gaTGAGATCTTTGACATGGTGAAGCCTAAAGACCCTTACAAAATCACTCTCCAGGATTTGGTTAATAGTTGCCAGGGCGATACAGTCACCAGCATACTGATTGACCTTAATGGTTTCTGGACTTATGAGAACAGAGAAGTGCTGGTTGCCAATGACAACGACAACAGTAACACGGCTGACCTGGATGACACATGA